The genomic DNA GTAATGATCAGTTTGTCGTGTCCAAGCACGTCAAGAACATTAATGCCGTCTGCGGCTACAAACTTCACACCAGGAATATTACGAGCGGACAGAGCCACATTATCATCATAGCTAGGAGCTACGATCAATGCTTTACGGTCAGCTTTAAGGTTATTCAAAATGGCTGCGAATTCTTTCGTTTTAGGTCCGTTCAGTGTAAGAGCGTCCAATACGATGATTTCATTCTCAATCACTTTGGAAGACAAAGCAGATTTGATCGCCAAGCGACGAACCTTTTTAGGCAATTTGTAAGCATAGCTACGTGGAGTCGGACCAAATACAGTACCGCCACCAACCCATTGCGGTGCACGGATCGAACCTTGACGAGCGCGGCCAGTACCTTTTTGTTTCCAAGGTTTACGTCCGCCACCACGTACTTCAGAACGTCCTTTTACTTTGTGAGTACCTTGACGCAGGGAAGCCAATTGCATAACAACAGCGTCATGAAGAACGTGTTTATTCGGTTCGATACCGAATACTGCGTCGTTCAATTCAATTTCGCCAACTTGGCTGCCGCTAATATTAAAAAGTGCTACTTTTGGCATTTCGTGTTCCTCCTTTCTTCAGTTGTTTATTTTTTCACCGTTTCTAGTACTTTAACGAAGCTGTTTTTAGGTCCTGGAATGGAGCCCTTCACGAGCAATACATTACGTTCTGTATCGATCTTAACAACTTCAAGGCGTTGGATCGTTACCGTTTCATGCCCCATGTGTCCTGGCAGGTGTTTACCTTTAGGAACGCGGTTAGCTTGAATGGAGCCCATCGAACCTGGACCTCTGTGGTAACGCGAGCCGTGTGCCATTGGTCCGCGGCTTTGTCCCCAACGTTTGATAACGCCGGCAAAACCTTTACCTTTAGAAATACCTGTTACGTCAACGAATTCGCCTTCTGTGAAGACATCAGCCTTCAGTTCTTGGCCAACCTCGTACGCAGCAAGGTCGATGCCACGAAGTTCACGAACGTAGCGCTTAGGTGCAGTATTTGCTTTTTTCGCATGTCCTGCTTCAGGTTTATTGGATCTTTTTTCTTTTTTATCAGAGAAACCGAGTTGAATAGCTTCGTATCCATCGTTTTCCAGATCTTTCTTTTGCAGAACAACACAAGGGCCCGCTTCGATAACCGTAACAGCAAGTACGTTACCTTCAGGGGTAAACACTTGAGTCATTCCGAGTTTTTTTCCTAAGATACCTTTCATGTTGACACCTCTTTTCTTTTCCTAATCACAAATTACAATTTAATTTCGATATCTACACCGGACGGCAGGTCCAAGCGCATCAAGGCATCCACAGTTTGTGGAGTCGGGTTAACAATGTCGATCAAACGCTTATGTGTGCGCATTTCGAACTGCTCCCGGGAATCCTTGTACTTGTGTACCGCACGGAGAATAGTAATGATTTGTTTTTCGGTTGGCAGCGGAATTGGTCCGGATACACCTGCGCCCGAACGTTTAGCTGTTTCAACAATTTTCTCAGCGGATTGATCAAGAATTCTGTGGTCGTAAGCTTTCAAACGAATACGAATCTTTTGCTTTGCCATTTTAGTCCCTCCTTCTATCGCCCAATTTGGTATCGGACATACTCCGTGAAAATTTTCGGACATCCCTCCCATGGCAAAGGGGCCGGGTGTGTCAGTAACCTCTCACATCATCGCACAGTCACAAACAACATTAGTTATTATATCTAATAGTTCTGCCTATTGCAAGCAAAAACGAAAAAACAATGTATCTTATTTTGAAAAGATACAATTGCACTCGCAGCTCGCGATTTATTCAAGAGAAAAGCCCCCGCACCAGGGCGGGGGCTTCTTTTAGCTCCGTTCCAATACAATGTTACTCGTTCCAGTA from Paenibacillus sp. FSL R10-2782 includes the following:
- the rplD gene encoding 50S ribosomal protein L4, which produces MPKVALFNISGSQVGEIELNDAVFGIEPNKHVLHDAVVMQLASLRQGTHKVKGRSEVRGGGRKPWKQKGTGRARQGSIRAPQWVGGGTVFGPTPRSYAYKLPKKVRRLAIKSALSSKVIENEIIVLDALTLNGPKTKEFAAILNNLKADRKALIVAPSYDDNVALSARNIPGVKFVAADGINVLDVLGHDKLIITKEAVQKVEEVLA
- the rplC gene encoding 50S ribosomal protein L3; protein product: MKGILGKKLGMTQVFTPEGNVLAVTVIEAGPCVVLQKKDLENDGYEAIQLGFSDKKEKRSNKPEAGHAKKANTAPKRYVRELRGIDLAAYEVGQELKADVFTEGEFVDVTGISKGKGFAGVIKRWGQSRGPMAHGSRYHRGPGSMGSIQANRVPKGKHLPGHMGHETVTIQRLEVVKIDTERNVLLVKGSIPGPKNSFVKVLETVKK
- the rpsJ gene encoding 30S ribosomal protein S10; its protein translation is MAKQKIRIRLKAYDHRILDQSAEKIVETAKRSGAGVSGPIPLPTEKQIITILRAVHKYKDSREQFEMRTHKRLIDIVNPTPQTVDALMRLDLPSGVDIEIKL